A genomic stretch from Rickettsiales bacterium includes:
- a CDS encoding capsular biosynthesis protein gives MKDEKRKFLLLQGPMSYFFKELYLHLKNSNFEVTKICFNGGDLFLSAGIDTIKFTEKPSEFLNFLKILQLRNNFTDVVFYGDCRFYHLEAKKFFADKNVKFHIFEEGYFRPYWVTYENIGVNDCSDIPRNKEFYQNLEIYEENNHKFQKLKPTLAKKILLTYIYYVFRVFFEKTEFKNYLPHRTSLPEIEANGWFKKLLTYKITNYKARKLQKKISKSGKKFFLVALQLCSDSQIQFHSDYADMRDFISKILEDFAKNSPSDIHLVFKSHPEENGVAGLEKFVKENAKKFNLQDRVIYIDGGNMPKFLDDMQGLIAINSTAAISALHHKKPVKIMGRALYNFEGLTSQKPLAEFWHTSEKPDEELFLKFKNYVMQKTQINGSFYSKEGVDLILRNIKI, from the coding sequence ATGAAAGATGAAAAAAGAAAATTTCTGCTTTTACAAGGGCCGATGAGTTACTTTTTTAAGGAGCTTTATTTGCATCTAAAAAATAGTAATTTTGAGGTTACTAAAATCTGTTTTAATGGCGGGGATTTATTTTTATCAGCAGGAATTGATACAATAAAATTTACTGAAAAACCCTCGGAATTTCTTAATTTTCTAAAAATTCTTCAGCTAAGAAATAATTTTACTGATGTAGTTTTTTATGGCGATTGCAGGTTTTATCATTTGGAAGCAAAAAAGTTTTTTGCTGATAAAAATGTTAAGTTTCATATCTTTGAAGAAGGCTATTTTAGGCCATATTGGGTTACTTATGAAAATATCGGCGTGAATGATTGCTCTGATATTCCTAGAAATAAAGAATTTTATCAAAACCTTGAAATTTATGAGGAAAATAATCACAAATTTCAAAAGCTAAAACCAACATTGGCGAAGAAAATTCTGCTAACTTATATCTATTATGTGTTCAGAGTTTTTTTTGAAAAAACTGAATTCAAAAATTATCTTCCGCATCGCACTAGCCTGCCTGAGATTGAAGCAAATGGCTGGTTTAAGAAGTTGCTAACTTACAAAATTACAAATTATAAAGCTCGTAAATTGCAAAAGAAAATTTCAAAATCTGGGAAGAAATTTTTTCTAGTTGCACTTCAACTTTGCTCAGATAGCCAAATTCAATTTCATTCTGATTATGCTGATATGAGAGACTTTATTAGTAAAATTTTAGAAGATTTTGCAAAAAATTCGCCTTCAGATATTCACCTTGTTTTCAAATCTCACCCTGAAGAAAATGGCGTTGCTGGGCTTGAAAAATTTGTTAAGGAAAATGCCAAAAAATTTAATTTGCAAGATAGAGTAATTTATATTGATGGCGGCAATATGCCTAAGTTTTTAGATGATATGCAGGGCTTAATTGCGATAAATTCTACGGCGGCAATTTCAGCTTTGCATCACAAAAAACCTGTAAAAATTATGGGCAGGGCTTTATATAATTTTGAAGGCTTAACTTCGCAAAAACCACTTGCAGAATTTTGGCATACCTCTGAAAAACCTGATGAAGAATTATTCTTGAAATTCAAAAATTATGTAATGCAAAAAACTCAAATAAACGGGTCTTTTTACTCAAAAGAAGGAGTAGATTTAATTTTGAGGAATATTAAGATTTAA